From Bos mutus isolate GX-2022 chromosome 5, NWIPB_WYAK_1.1, whole genome shotgun sequence, one genomic window encodes:
- the COX14 gene encoding cytochrome c oxidase assembly protein COX14 isoform X1, whose protein sequence is MGLTLKRDNMPTAKQLADIGYKTFSTSMMLLTVYGGYLCSVRAYHYFQRRSSRRQAAEEQKTSGAL, encoded by the exons ATGGGACTTACTTTGAAAA GGGACAACATGCCAACTGCCAAGCAACTAGCTGACATTGGCTACAAGACCTTCTCCACCTCCATGATGCTCCTCACTGTGTACGGGGGTTACCTCTGCAGTGTCCGAGCCTACCACTATTTCCAGCGGCGCAGCTCCCGGCGCCAGGCTGCAGAAGAACAGAAGACCTCAGGAGCCCTATAG
- the COX14 gene encoding cytochrome c oxidase assembly protein COX14 isoform X2, translated as MPTAKQLADIGYKTFSTSMMLLTVYGGYLCSVRAYHYFQRRSSRRQAAEEQKTSGAL; from the coding sequence ATGCCAACTGCCAAGCAACTAGCTGACATTGGCTACAAGACCTTCTCCACCTCCATGATGCTCCTCACTGTGTACGGGGGTTACCTCTGCAGTGTCCGAGCCTACCACTATTTCCAGCGGCGCAGCTCCCGGCGCCAGGCTGCAGAAGAACAGAAGACCTCAGGAGCCCTATAG